One Vitis riparia cultivar Riparia Gloire de Montpellier isolate 1030 chromosome 4, EGFV_Vit.rip_1.0, whole genome shotgun sequence genomic window carries:
- the LOC117912255 gene encoding LOW QUALITY PROTEIN: uncharacterized protein LOC117912255 (The sequence of the model RefSeq protein was modified relative to this genomic sequence to represent the inferred CDS: inserted 5 bases in 3 codons; deleted 1 base in 1 codon) encodes MSSGTVHFPAILVTVTCNPRRCVYSPLSGRERKDFSEQPPRFQTQESTFPYEHSIGRLRVRRGSLLCLHTRLPFSESSAGPPTTSLRPEGFIAQKXPGRRLPKREAQRMSDARPRTSLRSYWHTPPPPPPPPKKIEQTPLKTGVRYNKVFXFHRPSHGAVRGRYRSYSSQPASXVSLPLQGMEVWMNRHQIEELGFSFQQ; translated from the exons ATGTCGTCGGGTACTGTTCACTTCCCCGCCATTCTTGTAACCGTCACCTGTAATCCGCGCAGGTGTGTCTACTCCCCCTTGAGTGGACGAGAAAGAAAGGATTTCTCGGAGCAACCCCCCAGGTTCCAAACCCAGGAGTCAACTTTCCCGTATGAGCATTCG ATAGGTCGTCTGAGGGTTCGCCGCGGTTCATTGCTGTGCTTACACACTAGGCTACCCTTCTCCGAAAGCTCCGCGGGACCACCTACCACTAGTCTCCGGCCGGAGGGGTTTATTGCACAAA CGCCGGGACGCAGGCTCCCGAAGAGGGAAGCCCAACGAATGTCAGATGCAAGGCCCCGCACCTCATTAAGATCATATTGGCAtact ccccccccccccccccctcccccaaaAAAAATAGAGCAGACCCCATTGAAGACGGGAGTGAGGTACAACAAGGTTTT ATTCCACCGCCCTTCTCACGGAGCCGTACGTGGACGTTACCGCTCATACAGCTCCCAGCCAGCAAG AGTTAGCCTTCCTCTACAAGGAATGGAAGTGTGGATGAATCGACATCAAATAGAGGAATTAGGTTTTTCTTTTCAGCAATAA